The following coding sequences lie in one Fusarium poae strain DAOMC 252244 chromosome 1, whole genome shotgun sequence genomic window:
- the RPL20A gene encoding 60S ribosomal protein L20A (BUSCO:51157at5125), whose protein sequence is MGRLQEYEVIGRHLPTEVDPTPALYRMTIFAPNETVAKSRYWYFLRGLKKVKKATGEIVSVKSVHEKHPLKVKNFGIWIRYDSRSGTHNMYKEYRELSRTDAVESLYSDMAARHRARFRSIHILRVVEIEKTEDIKRPYIRQLTQKNLSFPLPHRITKENTQKLFSAKRPSTFA, encoded by the exons ATGG GCCGTCTTCAGGAATACGAGGTCATCGGGCGCCACTTGCCCACCGAGGTTGACCCTACACCCGCCCTCTACCGCATGACCATCTTCGCCCCTAACGAGACGGTCGCTAAGTCCCGATACTGGTACTTCTTGCGTGGTCTcaagaaggtcaagaaggccaCTGGTGAGATCGTCAGCGTCAAGTCG GTTCACGAGAAGCACCccctcaaggtcaagaactTCGGTATCTGGATCCGATACGACTCTCGTTCCGGCACCCACAACATGTACAAGGAGTACCGTGAGCTGTCCCGAACAGATGCCGTCGAGTCCCTCTACTCCGACATGGCCGCCCGCCACCGTGCCCGTTTCAGGTCCATCCAC ATCCTCCGCGTCGTCGAGATCGAGAAGACCGAGGACATCAAGCGACCTTACATCCGCCAGCTCACCCAGAAGAACCTGAGCTTCCCCCTCCCCCACCGTATCACCAAGGAGAACACCCAGAAGCTCTTCAGCGCGAAGCGACCTTCCACTTTCGCTTAA
- the CSN12 gene encoding COP9 signalosome (CSN) subunit (BUSCO:19088at5125): MNTTFQQFAEAHSLRNGYKLAQTLSPVPPADDPQRLMAVWRSTNSHSVKGDIKHFIKSSTAHKRKLDHDETTGWVEVYTSYWKAVSEILAGESGKSTWTKVYEAWKELTSVLIRGYNSHGFEAWTIPSLYMVGKYLRLFAIKSDEERRAKAFDNGPGASLISDDFDPETDKQLQLRDCEGHLKRIFSLCLNDRAPLEESRKWGIYFVINLLFKTYFKLNSASLSRTILKTLAVYNDKGDMPPLEMFPKSQRVTFKFYEGVLLFLEENYIKAESYLNEAWQLCHKDAHAQSERILTYLIPCRLLTSHVLPTKALLENYPRLQDLFLPLATCIKTGNLQAFDQALQRGEAEFVKRRIYLTLERGRDIALRNLLRKVFIAGGFDEPKEGDAAPVRRTRIPVAEFQAAVSMGSGHLVDPDEVECLLANMIYKDLMKGYIARERGIVVLSKKGAFPGTGL; encoded by the exons ATGAACACTACTTTCCAACAATTCGCCGAGGCTCACTCACTACGCAATGGTTATAAACTGGCGCAAACACTATCGCCTGTTCCTCCAGCTGATGACCCTCAGAGACTGATGGCTGTATGGCGTAGCACGAATTCTCACAGTGTCAAAGGCGACATCAAGCACTTTATCAAATCCAGCACAGCTCACAAACGGAAACTAGACCATGATGAGACCACAGGCTGGGTTGAGGTATACACTTCATACTGGAAAGCTGTCTCTGAGATCCTAGCAGGAGAAAGCGGAAAG TCTACATGGACGAAAGTGTACGAGGCATGGAAGGAACTGACCTCAGTACTCATCCGCGGATATAACTCTCACGGATTCGAAGCGTGGACTATCCCATCTCTTTATATGGTGGGCAAGTATCTGCGGTTATTCGCGATTAAATCCGATGAGGAGCGTCGAGCCAAAGCCTTTGACAATGGCCCGGGAGCTTCGTTGATATCGGATGATTTTGATCCTGAAACAGATAAACAACTTCAACTGAGGGACTGCGAAGGGCATCTCAAGCGTATTTTCTCACTATGTTTGAATGATAG AGCGCCACTCGAAGAATCACGAAAATGGGGAATCTACTTTGTTATCAATCTCCTCTTCAAGACTTACTTTAAGTTGAATTCCGCCTCTCTGTCAAGAACCATTCTCAAGACGCTGGCTGTGTACAATGACAAAGGAGACATGCCACCTCTGGAGATGTTCCCCAAATCTCAGCGAGTGACCTTTAAGTTCTACGAGGGTGTCCTTCTCTTCTTGGAGGAGAACTATATCAAG GCTGAATCATACCTTAACGAAGCATGGCAACTGTGCCATAAAGACGCCCACGCGCAATCTGA GCGAATCCTTACCTACCTCATTCCCTGCCGTCTTCTCACCAGCCATGTCCTTCCTACTAAAGCCCTCCTTGAGAATTATCCGCGATTACAGGACCTCTTCCTCCCTCTAGCTACCTGTATCAAGACTGGCAACCTACAGGCTTTCGATCAGGCACTACAGCGTGGGGAGGCTGAGTTTGTCAAGCGACGCATCTACCTAACCCTCGAGAGAGGCCGAGACATTGCATTGCGTAACCTGCTACGCAAGGTTTTCATCGCCGGCGGGTTTGATGAACCGAAAGAGGGAGACGCAGCCCCGGTACGTCGTACCAGAATTCCTGTAGCCGAGTTCCAGGCCGCTGTTAGTATGGGCAGTGGTCATTTGGTTGATCCGGATGAGGTCGAGTGTTTGTTGGCCAACATgatttataaa GATCTTATGAAAGGTTATATCGCACGGGAACGAGGCATCGTGGTGCTATCTAAAAAGGGAGCCTTCCCCGGGACGGGACTATGA
- a CDS encoding hypothetical protein (TransMembrane:3 (n4-15c33/34o57-77i89-107o145-164i)) has protein sequence MPVSIPLPSLLASATGIAGSAWASGFIASLSLAGVPAALQLSAPSSAIVWHSLFNSGFALMPKFAVTTIAAYFYAAYTAQKQGHAWKGLVVGAVSTVSIIPFTILFMKSTNELLFKAVAGTLEASQEDVAKLIGRWGFLNLVRSLIPLAGAVAGFSALLQSITASDRGGKNLK, from the exons ATGCCAGTTTCAATCCCCCTCCCATCACTTCTGGCCTCGGCCACAGGCATCGCAGGCTCGGCTTGGGCTTCAG GCTTCATAGCCTCTTTATCTCTTGCCGGCGTTCCAGCCGCTCTCCAACTCTCAGCGCCCTCCAGCGCAATTGTATGGCATAGCCTCTTCAACAGCGGCTTCGCTCTCATGCCCAAGTTTGCTGTAACAACAATCGCGGCCTATTTCTACGCAGCATACACAGCCCAGAAACAAGGCCATGCCTGGAAGGGATTGGTTGTCGGTGCAGTTTCGACGGTTTCTATCATTCCATTCACAATTCTCTTCATGAAATCGACCAACGAGCTCTTGTTTAAGGCGGTGGCCGGGACTTTGGAGGCTTCGCAGGAGGATGTCGCCAAGTTGATCGGAAGATGGGGATTTTTGAATCTGGTGCGAAGCTTGATCCCACTTGCTGGAGCTGTCGCTGGTTTCTCTGCATTGCTTCAGTCTATAACTGCATCGGACAGAGGAGGCAAGAATTTAAAATGA
- a CDS encoding hypothetical protein (MEROPS:MER0031558~TransMembrane:1 (o46-66i)): MTLRAVAVAFPHFRAACVGTRPRIRSSAERLAFLRPSPGCMRPLHVAPFLVPPLLFTGLFVGLWCWKCAMMVLFQNTIIYNPFLPPNARSMTIDEVSRDCGRLKWREERIKSLDGTEIALCVADVPSVSEPSLVKAKTKTPVYILYFQGNASSLPPRLPDLSWIMRRAHESEPSIQYTIAGLSYRGFWTSHDRPSEPGIDLDSQAALRWIAGVHESKSEKSDKTKPTVLLWGQSIGCGFATNLAAKGEFPHNLTIGGLILETPFTNVRAMLQALYPQTWLPYQYLWPFLRNHLDTWANLGMIAKRFPDTPPGIFIVEAGKDELVPANHGEELFQRCQRLGLPVERQKVRGALHNEAMVRVAGKQALAHSIVTAVTQARRYEG, encoded by the exons ATGACCTTGCGCGCTGTCGCCGTCGCATTCCCGCACTTTCGAGCTGCTTGCGTAGGAACAAGGCCGCGTATCCGCTCCAGCGCAGAGAGACTTGCATTCTTGAGGCCTTCGCCAGGCTGCATGAGACCCTTGCATGTTGCGCCTTTTCTCGTGCCGCCGCTGCTGTTCACTGGCCTATTCGTGGGATTATGGTGCTGGAAGTGTGCAATGATGGTCTTGTTCCAGAATACCATTATCTACAATCCATTTTTACCGCCCAATGCCCGCAGTATGACCATTGATGAGGTTTCCCGTGACTGTGGGCGTCTAAAGTGGAGGGAAGAGAGAATCAAGTCGCTGGATGGTACTGAGATTGCCTTGTGTGTAGCAGATGTACCTTCAGTATCTGAACCAAGTcttgtcaaggccaagacaaAGACCCCTGTTTATATCCTATACTTTCAAG GAAACGCATCATCACTACCGCCCCGACTGCCAGATCTTTCCTGGATAATGCGTCGAGCTCACGAGAGTGAACCGTCAATCCAGTATACTATTGCTGGCCTGAGTTACCGAGGGTTCTGGACGTCTCATGATCGGCCTTCAGAACCAGGGATAGACCTTGATTCACAGGCAGCACTGCGATGGATAGCTGGAGTACATGAGAGCAAGTCGGAGAAAAGCGACAAAACAAAGCCAACAGTGCTTCTTTGGGGGCAGAGCATTGGTTGTGGCTTTGCAACCAATCTAGCTGCCAAAGGCGAATTCCCTCACAATCTAACAATAGGTGGTCTCATACTCGAAACACCATTCACAAATGTTCGAGCTATGCTTCAAGCGTTATATCCACAGACCTGGCTCCCGTACCAATATCTTTGGCCATTTCTCCGAAACCATCTGGATACCTGGGCCAACCTCGGCATGATAGCAAAGAGGTTTCCAGACACGCCGCCCGGGATCTTCATTGTGGAAGCGGGAAAGGACGAGCTTGTGCCTGCCAATCACGGCGAAGAGCTGTTCCAGCGATGTCAACGGCTTGGGCTTCCGGTGGAGCGACAAAAGGTACGCGGGGCACTGCACAATGAAGCCATGGTGAGAGTAGCGGGCAAACAAGCACTCGCGCACTCCATCGTCACGGCTGTTACACAAGCACGGCGATATGAGGGTTGA